In Papaver somniferum cultivar HN1 chromosome 1, ASM357369v1, whole genome shotgun sequence, a genomic segment contains:
- the LOC113302832 gene encoding pirin-like protein: MSNSSEIREPRMVVRKFLAKPQREGVGAVVRRSIGRFELKYFDPFLVLDEFSVSAPGGFPDHPHRGFETVTYMLQGEVTHEDFEGHKGTIRAGDLQWMTAGKGIVHSEMPSEQGTQKGLQLWINLSSKNKMIDPRYQELQSKDIVTVAKDGIEVRVIAGEALGSQSPVYTRTPTMYLDFTLKQGAHLPQPIPRTWNSFVYVIEGEGVFGNSKASPVSAHNLLLLGSGDGLEVWNQSVNPLRFILVGGEPLGEPVAQYGPFVMNTQEEIDQTFYDYQNSVNGFEKAKFWKSQSLSDLEM, from the exons atgtcAAATTCCAGTGAAATCAGAGAACCTAGAATGGTTGTTAGAAAATTTCTAGCAAAGCCGCAACGGGAAGGTGTTGGCGCTGTCGTTCGAAGAAGCATTGGCAG GTTCGAATTGAAGTATTTTGACCCATTTCTTGTTCTGGATGAATTCTCAG TTTCGGCTCCAGGGGGATTTCCTGATCATCCTCACAGAGGTTTTGAGACTGTTACCTATATGCTGCAG GGAGAAGTGACGCATGAGGATTTTGAAGGTCATAAAGGTACTATTAGAGCTGGAGATTTACAGTGGATGACTGCTGGTAAAGGAATTGTCCATTCTGAAATGCCTTCTGAACAGGGTACTCAAAAGGGTCTTCAATTGTGGATCAATCTCTCTTCCAAAaacaaaat GATTGATCCACGATACCAAGAGTTGCAAAGCAAGGACATAGTAACCGTGGCAAAAGACGGAATCGAGGTTCGAGTTATAGCAGGTGAAGCACTGGGATCTCAATCACCTGTATACACAAGGACACCAACAATGTATTTAGATTTTACACTAAAACAAGGAGCTCACCTTCCACAACCAATTCCAAGGACTTGGAATTCTTTTGTTTACGTCATTGAAGGCGAAGGTGTATTTGGTAACTCGAAAGCGTCACCAGTTTCAGCacacaaccttcttcttttaGGGTCTGGTGATGGTCTAGAGGTGTGGAACCAATCCGTGAATCCTCTAAGATTCATATTAGTTGGTGGTGAACCTTTAGGCGAGCCTGTTGCGCAGTATGGACCTTTTGTGATGAACACTCAAGAGGAGATTGATCAAACTTTTTATGATTACCAGAATAGCGTAAATGGTTTCGAGAAAGCCAAGTTCTGGAAGTCACAAAGCCTGTCTGACCTTGAAATGTAG
- the LOC113351572 gene encoding uncharacterized protein LOC113351572 produces MEDPTSLKEWHFNKEGETDIASSSKFQQGPSAEIFLRLYEIYNSKRCSLLQLYVPDDSGCHWNFDISRRRLYDAEIAEFTALTPILNSIVFSPNEDDELVWVGESSGAFSVKSAYQLDTLTTSNPSFPRKKIWSNAWPHKIGFFLWQLVLDSLPTIHNLQRRNCALSVFGGSSATNLCSLCNNVLEFGTHLFWNCRFTHQVWAYFFAQENVQFPTFSSLLNLFKNWSSVATQNDGKEIWKRISASVCWNVWNERNARTFSGKKRTVEAIIADSKISAFHWAAKNLICTNLLHHDVISNRKGLFFDPP; encoded by the exons ATGGAAGATCCAACTTCTTTAAAG GAGTGGCATTTTAATAAAGAAGGAGAGACAGACATCGCTTCCTCCTCCAAGTTTCAGCAAGGTCCGTCTGCTGAAATTTTTCTAAGGTTGTATGAGATATATAATAGCAAACGTTGCTCCCTGCTCCAACTTTATGTTCCTGATGATTCTGGATGCCACTGGAACTTCGATATCTCCCGCAGACGTTTATACGATGCTGAGATTGCTGAATTTACTGCTTTGACTCCAATTCTTAACAGTATAGTCTTTTCTCCCAATGAAGATGACGAGCTTGTTTGGGTTGGTGAATCTTCAGGAGCTTTCTCGGTTAAGTCTGCCTATCAGCTAGATACCTTAACTACCAGCAATCCTTCTTTTCCTAGAAAGAAAATTTGGTCCAATGCTTGGCCTCATAAAATTGGATTTTTCCTTTGGCAACTTGTTCTTGATAGTCTTCCTACCATTCACAATCTGCAGCGTAGAAATTGCGCTTTGTCTGTTTTTGGAGGCTCGTCAGCAACAAATTTATGTTCTTTGTGCAATAATGTGTTGGAATTTGGTACTCACCTCTTCTGGAATTGTCGGTTCACTCATCAAGTTTGGGCTTACTTTTTCGCTCAAGAAAATGTGCAGTTTCCTACTTTCTCATCCCTGTTAAATTTGTTTAAGAACTGGTCATCTGTGGCCACTCAAAATGATGGGAAGGAGATATGGAAGAGGATCTCCGCTAGCGTTTGTTGGAACGTTTGGAACGAGAGAAATGCCCGCACTTTTAGTGGCAAGAAACGCACTGTGGAGGCTATCATTGCTGATTCTAAAATCAGCGCTTTTCATTGGGCTGCTAAGAATTTAATCTGTACAAATCTTTTGCATCATGATGTGATTTCTAACCGGAAAGGTTTGTTCTTTGACCCTCCCTA